A DNA window from Vigna angularis cultivar LongXiaoDou No.4 chromosome 1, ASM1680809v1, whole genome shotgun sequence contains the following coding sequences:
- the LOC108326656 gene encoding uncharacterized protein LOC108326656, with translation MTVDAARTRPLGRNDDEDAAAARTWRRERNGDEDTVVTEGGDGGQICALGGAEGRSGRMEGQRADMRVWRGGGHICAYRGAEGRFVTSGEPPEDGGFVEGGGAEEVSDGSEEGGDGRGYEHSGGQRLGGGS, from the coding sequence ATGACAGTGGACGCGGCGAGGACGCGGCCGCTAGGACGCAACGACGACGAGGACGCAGCGGCGGCGAGGACGTGGCGACGAGAACGCAACGGCGACGAGGACACAGTGGTGACAGAGGGAGGTGACGGAGGGCAGATCTGCGCGCTTGGAGGGGCGGAGGGCAGATCTGGGCGCATGGAGGGGCAGAGGGCAGATATGCGCGTATGGAGGGGCGGAGGGCATATTTGCGCGTATAGAGGGGCGGAGGGAAGATTTGTGACGAGCGGAGAACCACCCGAGGATGGAGGATTCGTGGAAGGAGGGGGAGCAGAGGAAGTCAGTGACGGTAGCGAGGAGGGTGGGGACGGCAGAGGATATGAACACAGTGGCGGTCAGAGACTTGGAGGTGGCTCTTGA
- the LOC108326645 gene encoding WAT1-related protein At1g68170 isoform X2 gives MDDLNKVEGTGNVKAVLLMILLQTLYAVVNIMLKIVADDGMSLSILVAYRFIFATAFIVPLALIVERKHLQDVTGQVAFQGFLCGLFGGSLLQGLYVKSLALTSAVYVSAMLNLVPGVTYLMSISLGLEKANLGTAGGMAKLVGTLTGIGGAMIITFYKGRKLCLWSSHIGFLHHAPSPDGAPTGSLLWGCILAFGAALSYSVWLIIQTKMSEKFPWHYSIAAMTSSTASIQSVSFVLFTERDWSKWKIGWNFRLVTAVSAGILASGVCYTLLAWCVRRKGPLFASAFSPLMVVIVTLLEPLILDECPNIGSVTGSVVVVGGLYLLLWGKSKETQMKQNDVFSKDSVQCETIHSTNPSLASWQKDKDNKIVASVTSCSPSTISTNPE, from the exons ATGGATGATTTAAACAAAGTTGAAGGCACAGGTAATGTGAAGGCTGTACTGTTAATGATACTGCTCCAGACTCTATATGCAGTGGTGAATATCATGTTAAAGATAGTAGCAGATGATGGAATGAGCTTAAGTATTCTTGTTGCCTACCGATTCATCTTTGCTACTGCCTTCATTGTTCCCCTAGCTCTCATCGTTGAAAG GAAACATCTGCAAGATGTTACTGGGCAAGTTGCATTCCAAGGTTTTCTCTGTGGgttatttgg GGGATCCTTACTACAAGGTCTCTACGTTAAATCGTTGGCCTTGACGTCTGCAGTATATGTTTCAGCCATGTTGAATCTCGTCCCTGGTGTCACCTACCTTATGTCTATTTCTCTCGG ACTTGAGAAGGCTAATCTTGGAACAGCAGGTGGCATGGCCAAGTTGGTGGGAACTTTAACAGGAATAGGTGGTGCCATGATCATCACTTTCTACAAAGGAAGAAAGCTATGCCTTTGGTCATCACATATTGGCTTCTTGCACCATGCACCATCACCAGATGGTGCCCCCACAGGTTCTCTCTTGTGGGGCTGCATACTAGCCTTTGGAGCCGCTTTGAGTTACTCAGTGTGGTTGATAATCCAG ACAAAGATGAGCGAGAAATTTCCGTGGCACTACTCGATTGCGGCTATGACATCTTCAACAGCCTCAATCCAATCCGTTTCATTTGTTCTCTTTACGGAGAGAGATTGGAGCAAGTGGAAAATTGGTTGGAACTTTAGGCTCGTAACAGCAGTTTCTGCG GGAATTTTGGCCTCTGGAGTGTGTTACACCCTTTTAGCGTGGTGTGTGCGAAGGAAGGGACCACTATTTGCGTCTGCTTTTAGTCCTCTAATGGTGGTGATTGTGACCCTTCTCGAGCCTTTGATACTAGATGAATGTCCCAACATTGGAAG TGTTACAGGATCAGTGGTGGTTGTGGGGGGATTGTACCTGCTGCTGTGGGGAAAAAGCAAGGAAACACAGATGAAGCAGAACGATGTGTTCTCAAAAGACTCTGTTCAATGTGAAACAATCCACTCTACCAATCCATCTTTAGCAAGCTGGCAAAAGGATAAAGACAACAAGATTGTAGCAAGTGTTACTTCCTGTTCACCATCAACTATATCAACCAATCCTGAGTGA
- the LOC128193969 gene encoding uncharacterized protein LOC128193969, producing the protein MTNYLYIKFICISSILISKLIFDFRYMSGVTNKLGRSDDYGFIDPQSIHESNDFEHINMSLIRSFGRGKKIYFLPYISGRHWQLLVMSMQDNYALWFCSLHRPPPTQLKQAIDCSIPASMMMGGRSIVNSRKIAWISLKV; encoded by the exons atgaccaattatttatatataaaattcatttgtatatcaagtatccttatatcaaagttaatttttgatttcaggtatatgtctggggtcactaataagttggggcgttctgatgattatggattcattgatccccaatcaattcatgaatcaaatgattttgagcaTATCAACATGAGTCTGATAAGAAGTTTTggaaggggcaagaaaatatactttttgccttatatatccgg gcgccattggcaacttcttgttatgtctatgcaagacaactatgctttgtggttctgctcattgcacaggcctcctcccacacaactcaaacaagcaattgattg ttctattccagcaagtatgatgatgggtgggagatcaattgttaacagtagaaagattgcttggatttctctcaaggtttga
- the LOC108326645 gene encoding WAT1-related protein At1g68170 isoform X1, with amino-acid sequence MDDLNKVEGTGNVKAVLLMILLQTLYAVVNIMLKIVADDGMSLSILVAYRFIFATAFIVPLALIVERCFSNKKHLQDVTGQVAFQGFLCGLFGGSLLQGLYVKSLALTSAVYVSAMLNLVPGVTYLMSISLGLEKANLGTAGGMAKLVGTLTGIGGAMIITFYKGRKLCLWSSHIGFLHHAPSPDGAPTGSLLWGCILAFGAALSYSVWLIIQTKMSEKFPWHYSIAAMTSSTASIQSVSFVLFTERDWSKWKIGWNFRLVTAVSAGILASGVCYTLLAWCVRRKGPLFASAFSPLMVVIVTLLEPLILDECPNIGSVTGSVVVVGGLYLLLWGKSKETQMKQNDVFSKDSVQCETIHSTNPSLASWQKDKDNKIVASVTSCSPSTISTNPE; translated from the exons ATGGATGATTTAAACAAAGTTGAAGGCACAGGTAATGTGAAGGCTGTACTGTTAATGATACTGCTCCAGACTCTATATGCAGTGGTGAATATCATGTTAAAGATAGTAGCAGATGATGGAATGAGCTTAAGTATTCTTGTTGCCTACCGATTCATCTTTGCTACTGCCTTCATTGTTCCCCTAGCTCTCATCGTTGAAAGGTGTTTCTCTAATAA GAAACATCTGCAAGATGTTACTGGGCAAGTTGCATTCCAAGGTTTTCTCTGTGGgttatttgg GGGATCCTTACTACAAGGTCTCTACGTTAAATCGTTGGCCTTGACGTCTGCAGTATATGTTTCAGCCATGTTGAATCTCGTCCCTGGTGTCACCTACCTTATGTCTATTTCTCTCGG ACTTGAGAAGGCTAATCTTGGAACAGCAGGTGGCATGGCCAAGTTGGTGGGAACTTTAACAGGAATAGGTGGTGCCATGATCATCACTTTCTACAAAGGAAGAAAGCTATGCCTTTGGTCATCACATATTGGCTTCTTGCACCATGCACCATCACCAGATGGTGCCCCCACAGGTTCTCTCTTGTGGGGCTGCATACTAGCCTTTGGAGCCGCTTTGAGTTACTCAGTGTGGTTGATAATCCAG ACAAAGATGAGCGAGAAATTTCCGTGGCACTACTCGATTGCGGCTATGACATCTTCAACAGCCTCAATCCAATCCGTTTCATTTGTTCTCTTTACGGAGAGAGATTGGAGCAAGTGGAAAATTGGTTGGAACTTTAGGCTCGTAACAGCAGTTTCTGCG GGAATTTTGGCCTCTGGAGTGTGTTACACCCTTTTAGCGTGGTGTGTGCGAAGGAAGGGACCACTATTTGCGTCTGCTTTTAGTCCTCTAATGGTGGTGATTGTGACCCTTCTCGAGCCTTTGATACTAGATGAATGTCCCAACATTGGAAG TGTTACAGGATCAGTGGTGGTTGTGGGGGGATTGTACCTGCTGCTGTGGGGAAAAAGCAAGGAAACACAGATGAAGCAGAACGATGTGTTCTCAAAAGACTCTGTTCAATGTGAAACAATCCACTCTACCAATCCATCTTTAGCAAGCTGGCAAAAGGATAAAGACAACAAGATTGTAGCAAGTGTTACTTCCTGTTCACCATCAACTATATCAACCAATCCTGAGTGA